From a single Gimesia fumaroli genomic region:
- a CDS encoding YciI family protein, with protein MKYMLLIYSTESDWTEEERAACMAKSTEVCHELNEKGQFLTASPLHPVSMATSVRVREGKRMITDGPFAETTEQLGGYYIIDVENLDEAIAIAGQLPPAKKGTVEIRPIEEITDTPVPQN; from the coding sequence ATGAAATATATGCTGCTGATTTACAGTACCGAAAGTGACTGGACCGAAGAGGAACGTGCAGCCTGTATGGCGAAATCGACTGAAGTCTGCCATGAATTGAACGAGAAAGGTCAGTTTTTGACTGCCTCGCCGTTACATCCCGTTTCCATGGCGACCAGTGTGCGTGTCCGAGAAGGGAAGCGGATGATTACCGATGGTCCGTTTGCAGAGACAACTGAGCAACTGGGGGGATACTATATCATCGATGTCGAGAATCTTGACGAAGCGATTGCCATCGCCGGTCAATTGCCTCCGGCGAAGAAGGGCACTGTAGAAATTCGGCCCATTGAAGAAATCACGGATACTCCGGTACCACAAAATTAA
- a CDS encoding DoxX family protein, giving the protein MNQTDTKPVQKSGRLAVWSGRIISALVAFVFGMSAIMKFKGGPELAEGMAHMGLPDSMVLPLAILELTCLVIYLLPWTSVLGAILLTGYLGGAICTHWRVGDPFFVQIIIGVLVWLALFLREHRLWQLLPFRKFNQQPESRDL; this is encoded by the coding sequence ATGAATCAGACAGACACAAAACCAGTTCAAAAATCAGGTCGCCTTGCGGTCTGGAGTGGCCGGATCATTTCAGCTCTGGTTGCATTTGTCTTTGGGATGAGTGCAATCATGAAATTCAAAGGGGGGCCGGAATTAGCTGAAGGAATGGCACATATGGGATTGCCTGATTCGATGGTACTCCCCCTGGCCATTCTGGAGTTGACCTGTCTGGTCATTTACCTGCTTCCCTGGACTTCAGTGCTGGGCGCAATCTTGTTGACCGGATATCTAGGCGGCGCGATCTGCACTCACTGGCGTGTCGGCGATCCATTTTTCGTGCAAATCATCATCGGTGTATTGGTCTGGCTGGCGCTTTTTCTCCGCGAACATCGTTTGTGGCAGCTGTTGCCATTTCGGAAATTCAATCAGCAGCCAGAGTCGAGAGATCTTTGA
- a CDS encoding RNA polymerase sigma factor produces the protein MSERISESVSQQVDEIYRLESRRVFASLVRLLGDFDLAEEALHEAFTAAVEQWQRDGIPDNPVSWLVSAGRFKAIDTIRRRTRYDRSQEELTTRLEGIAEANAEKSDTEVEDDRLRLIFTCCHPAIAAQIQVPLTLREVCGLTTEEIASAFLTSPSTMAQRIVRGKAKIREAGIPYVIPTRADLPERLDAVLTVIYLVFNEGYSASSGDSLTRQDLSEEAIRLGRLLVELLPDAEALGLLALMLLQESRREARATSMGELILLEDQDRRLWDQAKIREGISLVERAIATGEVGGYTVQAAIASEHARVNSSEQTDWSKIVSWYDLLFQINSSPIIELNRAVAVAMRDGAAIGLDLVDAILTRGELTEYHLAHAARADFFRRLGRRAEARDAYERAIGLTNQTAERRFLELRLQEHVNAGLSDSE, from the coding sequence ATGAGCGAACGGATTTCGGAATCAGTATCTCAGCAGGTGGACGAGATCTATCGTCTGGAATCGAGGCGTGTGTTTGCTTCGCTGGTACGATTACTGGGGGATTTCGATCTGGCCGAAGAGGCACTGCATGAAGCCTTTACAGCTGCAGTGGAACAATGGCAGCGGGATGGAATTCCCGATAATCCCGTTTCCTGGTTGGTCTCGGCCGGTCGCTTTAAGGCGATTGATACGATTCGCCGTCGTACTCGATATGATCGTTCTCAAGAGGAACTGACCACCCGGCTGGAGGGAATCGCGGAAGCAAATGCTGAGAAGTCGGATACGGAAGTCGAAGACGACCGTTTGCGATTGATTTTTACCTGCTGTCACCCGGCGATTGCGGCGCAGATCCAGGTTCCCTTGACTTTGCGCGAAGTTTGCGGATTAACGACGGAGGAAATTGCCAGCGCCTTTTTGACCTCTCCCTCCACGATGGCACAACGGATCGTACGCGGCAAAGCGAAAATACGGGAAGCAGGCATCCCGTATGTCATACCGACACGCGCCGATTTGCCGGAACGACTGGATGCAGTGCTGACCGTGATTTATCTGGTGTTCAACGAAGGGTACTCAGCCTCTTCAGGTGACTCGCTCACACGGCAGGATCTCTCAGAAGAGGCGATTCGGCTCGGGCGCTTGCTGGTCGAACTGTTACCCGATGCGGAAGCTCTGGGCCTGTTGGCCCTGATGTTACTGCAGGAATCACGACGGGAAGCCCGGGCGACCTCGATGGGAGAGCTGATTTTACTCGAAGATCAGGATCGAAGGCTCTGGGATCAGGCAAAGATCAGAGAAGGGATTTCTCTGGTTGAACGGGCAATCGCAACCGGGGAAGTGGGCGGTTATACGGTGCAAGCTGCGATCGCTTCGGAGCACGCGCGAGTGAACTCTTCTGAGCAGACCGACTGGTCAAAGATTGTCTCCTGGTACGATCTCCTGTTTCAAATTAACTCCTCTCCGATTATTGAGTTGAACCGCGCGGTCGCAGTCGCGATGCGTGATGGCGCCGCCATCGGCTTAGACCTGGTAGATGCCATTTTGACCCGCGGCGAGCTGACGGAATACCATCTGGCACATGCCGCCCGGGCGGATTTCTTTCGGCGACTGGGACGCAGGGCAGAAGCGCGTGATGCTTATGAAAGGGCGATCGGATTGACAAACCAGACAGCCGAACGTCGATTTCTCGAACTTCGTTTACAAGAACACGTTAACGCCGGCTTATCTGATAGCGAGTGA
- a CDS encoding VOC family protein, with protein sequence MNTSLGKPAEKPIPDGMHTLTPHLICVGANEAIEFYKNAFGAIEQMRLPGPDGKLMYACLQIGDSQIMLTEENENCGSRGPKTLQGSPVTLHLQVEDADAMIEQAVAAGVTLLMPATDMFWGDRYGQVEDPFGHRWAVATHVRDLNMDEIQSGMQAMFENT encoded by the coding sequence ATGAATACGTCTTTAGGAAAGCCTGCTGAAAAACCGATCCCCGACGGAATGCATACACTGACGCCTCATTTGATCTGTGTCGGGGCAAATGAGGCTATTGAATTTTACAAAAATGCATTCGGTGCCATTGAACAGATGCGACTGCCCGGCCCGGATGGAAAGTTGATGTATGCCTGCCTGCAGATCGGTGATTCGCAAATTATGTTGACTGAAGAAAATGAAAACTGTGGTTCCCGGGGCCCCAAAACGTTACAGGGCTCACCGGTAACGCTACATCTACAGGTCGAGGATGCTGATGCGATGATCGAGCAGGCGGTAGCAGCGGGGGTCACACTGCTGATGCCAGCCACGGATATGTTCTGGGGCGATCGCTACGGTCAGGTGGAAGATCCCTTTGGTCATCGCTGGGCCGTTGCCACGCACGTACGCGATCTCAACATGGATGAAATCCAATCAGGGATGCAGGCGATGTTCGAAAACACGTAA
- a CDS encoding MlaD family protein, translating into MTDRQIQFRVGLFVISAMITGAAMIFQFGQLETLWKKKYTIAMRFESISGVHRGTPVVRHGIRIGEVSKIITSDSKPGVMLLVAISETQHLRKDASPQIVSSIMGDSKIVITPGKSTDFIKPGERLIGQASSDPMEVVFRMEKQVSTTLEAFTSTSKEWEKLAGNMNRLMETKEGNLDVVIERAATSLEEFSLAMRKMNLMMGSVNQLVADPKQQENLKRTMAAMPAMIESTHRTIASVEVAVKKAGENLDNLSQVTDPLAKHSQSMIVKLDRSLSRLDAIMAEMNSFTRALNSGDGSLKKFMSDPELYRNMNRSASSLTVLLNNLEPIARDIRIFSDKIARHPEILGVGGAMKGSSGLKEPTEKSSQIKQSGFSFPGRAR; encoded by the coding sequence ATGACGGATCGCCAGATACAATTTCGAGTAGGGCTGTTTGTGATTTCCGCGATGATTACGGGAGCCGCAATGATTTTCCAGTTTGGTCAGTTAGAGACCTTATGGAAAAAGAAATACACGATTGCGATGCGATTTGAATCCATCTCCGGAGTACATCGTGGGACGCCAGTTGTGCGGCACGGGATTCGGATTGGCGAGGTGAGTAAGATTATCACCAGTGATTCCAAGCCGGGGGTGATGTTGCTGGTGGCCATCAGTGAAACTCAGCATTTGCGAAAAGACGCCAGCCCACAGATTGTCAGTTCGATTATGGGCGATTCAAAAATTGTGATCACTCCTGGCAAGAGTACTGACTTTATCAAGCCGGGAGAACGTCTGATCGGACAGGCCTCGAGTGATCCAATGGAAGTTGTTTTCCGGATGGAGAAGCAGGTCTCTACAACACTGGAAGCGTTCACTTCGACCAGTAAAGAATGGGAAAAACTGGCTGGGAACATGAATCGGCTGATGGAGACTAAAGAGGGGAACCTGGATGTCGTGATCGAGCGTGCGGCGACTTCCTTAGAGGAATTTTCTCTGGCGATGCGAAAAATGAATCTGATGATGGGGAGTGTGAATCAACTCGTTGCCGATCCGAAGCAACAGGAAAATTTAAAGCGTACGATGGCCGCGATGCCGGCCATGATCGAAAGTACGCACCGTACGATCGCTTCGGTGGAAGTGGCGGTCAAGAAGGCGGGGGAAAACCTGGATAATCTGTCACAGGTCACCGATCCATTGGCCAAACACAGCCAGTCGATGATCGTCAAACTGGATCGGAGCCTATCCCGACTCGATGCGATTATGGCTGAGATGAATTCGTTTACCCGCGCGTTGAATTCAGGTGATGGTTCTCTCAAAAAATTCATGTCTGATCCCGAGTTGTATCGCAATATGAATCGATCGGCTAGTTCGCTGACCGTGCTGTTGAATAACCTGGAACCAATCGCACGTGATATTCGCATCTTCAGTGATAAAATCGCCCGTCACCCTGAAATACTGGGAGTAGGCGGCGCCATGAAAGGGAGTTCGGGGCTCAAAGAACCAACCGAAAAATCTTCGCAGATCAAACAGTCCGGCTTTTCTTTTCCCGGCAGAGCACGCTGA
- a CDS encoding leucine-rich repeat domain-containing protein, whose amino-acid sequence MRIFSVALFTVISLSIIPVVSAEDKKADPATEQAKSKIRAAGGSVLELAQNDDRLEIAFHLSDQKVNDDTLKTLAGLPKVANLNLRGTEVTSAGLAHLKHLKDLTHLHLEKTKVNDAGLKHLQSLPNLEYLNLYGTEITDAGLPQLGSLKKLKRLYVWQTKVTRPAGLALQKQITGLEIVGLPEEPKPVAAAKPEPAKPAEKKPAPKKEKKPAPKPAKKKTEKKAEKKPEEKKPAPKPAAKKEDAKKKEK is encoded by the coding sequence ATGAGAATTTTTTCAGTAGCGCTATTTACCGTAATTTCACTCTCAATCATTCCCGTAGTTTCGGCAGAAGATAAGAAAGCAGACCCGGCGACGGAACAGGCCAAATCAAAGATTCGAGCCGCAGGTGGATCGGTTCTGGAATTGGCACAAAATGATGACCGTCTGGAAATTGCCTTCCATCTCTCGGACCAGAAAGTTAACGATGACACTCTCAAAACGTTGGCCGGCCTGCCCAAAGTAGCCAACCTCAATTTGCGAGGAACCGAAGTCACTTCTGCTGGCCTAGCCCATCTGAAACACCTCAAAGATCTGACACATCTGCACCTTGAAAAAACGAAAGTCAACGATGCCGGTCTCAAACACCTGCAGTCCCTCCCCAACCTGGAATATTTGAACCTCTATGGAACAGAAATCACAGATGCCGGATTACCCCAGCTCGGCTCATTAAAAAAACTGAAACGACTCTATGTCTGGCAAACCAAGGTCACTCGCCCCGCGGGACTGGCCTTACAAAAACAAATTACCGGCCTGGAGATCGTTGGTCTTCCCGAAGAACCCAAACCGGTAGCAGCAGCAAAACCCGAACCCGCCAAACCAGCTGAGAAAAAGCCGGCCCCTAAGAAAGAGAAAAAACCTGCTCCCAAACCCGCAAAAAAGAAGACTGAAAAGAAAGCGGAAAAGAAACCAGAAGAAAAGAAGCCTGCCCCAAAACCAGCGGCAAAGAAAGAAGACGCTAAAAAGAAAGAAAAATAA
- a CDS encoding YciI family protein — MKVMVIVKATKSSEAGEMPSEQLLTEMGNFNEELFKAGIMLAGDGLQPSSAGYRIRFSGTARTVIDGPFTETKELIAGYWLWQVDSMEEAIEWVKRCPNPMPEESEIEIRRVFEAEDFGEAMTPELQEQEQRIQAETERLRNT, encoded by the coding sequence ATGAAAGTGATGGTAATCGTAAAAGCAACAAAAAGTTCCGAGGCAGGAGAAATGCCCAGTGAGCAGTTGCTGACAGAGATGGGCAATTTCAATGAAGAACTCTTCAAAGCGGGAATCATGCTGGCGGGCGATGGTTTACAGCCGAGTTCCGCCGGGTATCGTATTCGTTTTTCCGGAACAGCAAGAACGGTTATTGATGGACCCTTCACCGAAACGAAAGAACTCATCGCTGGTTACTGGTTATGGCAGGTCGATTCAATGGAAGAAGCCATTGAATGGGTGAAACGTTGTCCGAATCCGATGCCTGAAGAGTCGGAAATCGAAATACGTCGCGTTTTCGAAGCGGAAGATTTCGGCGAGGCGATGACACCAGAACTGCAGGAACAGGAACAACGGATTCAAGCAGAAACCGAACGTTTAAGAAATACTTAA
- a CDS encoding VOC family protein, protein MSDPPKIAPFLWFNDNAEEAINHYTSIFKNSKKLNVTRYGEGAPAPAGSVMVASFELEGQTFIALNGGPMFQFNEAISFAVNCDTQDEIDELWKRLTEGGAPGQCGWLKDKFGLSWQIVPTILPELMQDQEKSGRVMQALMQMTKLDIQGLQQAYHGK, encoded by the coding sequence ATGTCTGATCCACCAAAAATTGCTCCCTTCCTCTGGTTTAATGACAATGCGGAAGAAGCCATCAATCACTACACATCGATCTTCAAAAACTCAAAGAAACTGAACGTCACGCGTTATGGTGAAGGGGCCCCCGCCCCTGCGGGGTCTGTAATGGTCGCCTCGTTTGAACTGGAAGGGCAGACGTTTATTGCACTGAATGGCGGTCCGATGTTCCAGTTTAACGAAGCCATTTCGTTTGCTGTGAATTGTGACACACAGGACGAAATTGATGAATTGTGGAAACGGCTGACAGAGGGAGGAGCACCAGGCCAGTGTGGCTGGCTCAAAGACAAATTCGGTCTCTCATGGCAGATCGTACCTACAATTTTACCGGAGTTAATGCAGGATCAAGAAAAATCGGGCCGAGTCATGCAGGCGTTGATGCAGATGACCAAACTGGATATCCAAGGTCTGCAGCAGGCTTATCACGGCAAATAG
- a CDS encoding YciI family protein has translation MKFICLGYYNDTLFAEKSETEMAQMMEECMAYDDELRRGGHFVGGEALQHASQAVTLRMQSGQVDVTEGPFTETKEQIGGILILEARDLNHAIALMSKHPGVKVGPFEIRPADEEINALIKARDEKMQSE, from the coding sequence ATGAAATTCATTTGTCTGGGATACTATAACGATACCCTCTTTGCCGAAAAATCGGAAACAGAGATGGCACAGATGATGGAAGAGTGCATGGCCTATGACGACGAGTTGCGACGCGGCGGTCATTTTGTGGGCGGCGAAGCGCTGCAGCATGCGAGCCAGGCGGTCACGTTGAGAATGCAGAGTGGCCAGGTGGATGTGACTGAGGGACCATTTACTGAAACGAAAGAGCAGATCGGCGGTATCCTGATTCTGGAAGCACGTGATTTGAATCACGCCATCGCACTGATGTCAAAGCACCCCGGCGTGAAGGTCGGACCTTTCGAAATCAGACCCGCTGATGAAGAAATCAACGCGCTGATAAAAGCCCGCGACGAAAAGATGCAGTCAGAATAA
- a CDS encoding alkaline phosphatase PhoX has protein sequence MRTSSSRRHFLKTAITAPAVGTVFSRFLTMASANGITKDHSELRPVQDETTGLPLLRLPEGFRYQSFGWVGDRMSDGVITPEGHDGMAVISQTGDVITICRNHEIRGSQSFGPEAITFDQKAGGGCANLQFNVKTGKWLKSWTSLAGTVQNCAGGPTPWGTWLSCEETVIGPNESFRDVQYQHEKHHGWVFEVPAEGTASLEPLKALGRFVHEALAIDPRDGIIYETEDRDTAGFYRFLPNELEVLTKGGGLQMLKVKGQSDLRTGAKRGVRYEAEWVDIEDPERRNTPGKEDGLGVYSQGKEKGATTFGRLEGCWYGDGLVYFNCTNGGEAGLGQVWSFSPKDQTLQLVFQSPSHEILDSPDNLTVSPRGGLILCEDADLKPLRLHALSRKGTLKTVAINNIQLKKGQHHNLEGDFSGGEWAGACFSPDGKWLFVNIQDPGMTFAITGPWEELGV, from the coding sequence GTGCGCACCTCTTCTTCGCGACGTCATTTCTTAAAGACTGCCATTACGGCCCCGGCAGTGGGAACGGTTTTTTCCCGCTTTCTAACGATGGCGTCTGCCAACGGGATCACGAAAGATCATTCCGAACTTCGGCCTGTTCAGGATGAGACGACAGGGTTGCCGTTATTGCGGCTGCCTGAAGGTTTCCGTTATCAGTCATTTGGCTGGGTGGGAGACAGAATGTCGGATGGAGTGATTACGCCTGAAGGCCACGATGGCATGGCAGTGATTTCCCAGACAGGGGATGTAATCACAATCTGCAGAAATCACGAAATTCGTGGTTCCCAAAGTTTCGGTCCGGAAGCGATCACCTTTGACCAGAAAGCGGGCGGGGGCTGTGCGAATCTTCAATTCAATGTCAAAACAGGAAAATGGTTGAAAAGCTGGACCAGTTTAGCGGGAACCGTACAAAACTGTGCTGGCGGACCGACTCCCTGGGGAACCTGGTTATCTTGTGAAGAAACAGTGATTGGCCCGAATGAAAGTTTTCGCGACGTTCAATATCAGCATGAAAAACATCATGGCTGGGTTTTTGAAGTGCCCGCCGAAGGGACCGCTTCCTTAGAGCCGCTGAAGGCATTAGGGCGATTTGTGCACGAAGCACTCGCCATTGATCCACGTGATGGCATCATTTATGAAACAGAAGACCGGGACACAGCAGGCTTCTACCGCTTCCTGCCGAATGAGCTTGAAGTGCTCACCAAAGGGGGCGGCTTGCAGATGTTAAAAGTCAAAGGCCAGTCAGATTTGAGAACCGGAGCAAAACGGGGCGTACGTTATGAAGCGGAATGGGTCGATATCGAAGATCCGGAGCGTCGAAACACACCCGGCAAAGAGGACGGTCTCGGCGTTTATTCTCAAGGTAAAGAGAAGGGGGCGACCACCTTTGGTCGCCTGGAAGGCTGCTGGTATGGTGACGGGCTGGTTTATTTTAACTGCACCAATGGAGGAGAGGCGGGCCTGGGACAGGTATGGTCATTCTCACCCAAAGATCAGACGCTGCAGCTTGTGTTTCAGTCTCCCAGCCATGAGATTCTGGACAGCCCGGATAATTTGACCGTCAGTCCACGAGGTGGTTTGATTTTGTGTGAAGACGCCGACTTGAAACCGTTGCGTCTGCATGCATTGAGTCGCAAAGGAACTTTGAAAACGGTCGCCATCAATAACATTCAACTGAAAAAAGGACAGCATCACAATCTGGAAGGTGATTTCAGTGGTGGCGAATGGGCGGGCGCCTGTTTCAGTCCGGATGGCAAATGGCTGTTCGTGAACATTCAAGACCCCGGCATGACCTTTGCGATTACCGGCCCCTGGGAGGAGTTAGGAGTATAA
- a CDS encoding GntR family transcriptional regulator, translated as MSLKNYIKNDLEVRLRNGEDLPAQLTLESLSEHYEVSFSPVRTALAELVEEGLLQKGANRRLVLNTEQIKPLKRGKKSVLPEPPVDMFEVITNDFVKLSLQGEPIDIREEVTARKYNISRSSLRIILNRLAGTGILDHIPRRGWRLRPFRQEDMQAFLEVRELLELKALELAKSHLVQEDLQRILAGNVIPKKKTESVLIDNSLHEYIIEKAGNYYIQDFFQHQGRYYDILFDWEDQDRETAIETVRQHQSILNALIKKDWRSARKALSYHIRNNHPILSKITE; from the coding sequence ATGTCGCTCAAAAATTATATCAAGAATGATTTGGAAGTCCGCTTGCGGAATGGGGAGGATTTACCTGCGCAGCTGACATTGGAATCACTGTCAGAGCATTATGAGGTCAGTTTTTCACCCGTCAGGACGGCACTGGCAGAACTGGTCGAAGAAGGACTACTGCAAAAAGGAGCCAATCGCAGGCTGGTTTTAAATACGGAGCAGATCAAACCGTTAAAACGCGGGAAGAAGTCTGTTCTGCCAGAACCTCCTGTCGACATGTTCGAAGTAATTACCAATGATTTTGTGAAATTGAGTTTACAGGGAGAGCCGATTGATATTCGTGAAGAAGTAACGGCTCGGAAATACAACATCAGCCGCTCTTCGCTGCGAATTATTTTAAACCGTCTGGCGGGGACCGGAATTCTGGATCATATTCCCCGCCGGGGTTGGAGACTCAGGCCGTTTCGCCAGGAAGATATGCAGGCGTTTCTGGAAGTGCGCGAACTGCTGGAATTGAAAGCACTCGAACTGGCGAAGTCACATCTTGTTCAAGAAGATCTACAGAGAATTCTCGCTGGTAATGTGATTCCCAAAAAGAAGACCGAGAGTGTCTTAATCGATAATTCGTTGCATGAATATATCATCGAGAAAGCAGGGAATTACTACATTCAAGACTTTTTTCAGCACCAGGGCCGGTATTACGATATTCTGTTTGACTGGGAAGACCAGGACCGGGAGACTGCCATCGAAACGGTACGTCAGCATCAATCAATCCTCAATGCATTGATCAAAAAAGATTGGCGTTCTGCTCGCAAAGCCCTGTCTTATCATATCCGCAATAACCATCCCATATTGAGCAAGATCACGGAATGA
- a CDS encoding ABC transporter ATP-binding protein: MDDKTSKDGYVIELRNVSRQFGTQQVLRDVSFGVRRGETLVVIGESGCGKSVTMKLIMNLLQPTQGDVLWNDRSISDRSPRELHRDRLRIGYLFQGAALFDSLSVYENVAFGLTQNTKLKKAEIDQIVVERLREVGLSETISQKKPAQLSGGMKKRVGLARALAMTPEVMLYDEPTTGLDPVMTDVINELILQTRASRPVTSIVVTHDMSTVKKVADRIIMLYPLARLNSGEEQIVFEGTADEAFACSSPRVHQFVYGEAGDRIREMAEAA, from the coding sequence ATGGATGATAAAACATCAAAAGACGGCTATGTGATTGAACTGCGCAATGTATCGCGTCAGTTTGGCACGCAGCAGGTTTTGCGCGATGTTTCATTTGGGGTGCGTCGCGGAGAAACACTGGTTGTGATCGGGGAAAGTGGTTGCGGAAAAAGTGTAACCATGAAATTGATCATGAATTTATTGCAACCAACTCAAGGCGATGTATTGTGGAATGATCGTTCGATTTCGGATCGCAGCCCGCGTGAATTGCACCGGGATCGGTTGCGGATCGGATATCTGTTTCAAGGGGCGGCACTATTTGACAGCCTTTCTGTCTACGAAAATGTTGCCTTTGGTTTAACTCAGAATACCAAACTGAAAAAAGCAGAGATTGATCAGATTGTGGTCGAACGATTAAGAGAAGTCGGCCTGTCTGAAACAATCAGTCAGAAGAAGCCGGCACAACTTTCCGGTGGTATGAAAAAACGTGTAGGCTTGGCGCGCGCTCTGGCAATGACGCCTGAAGTCATGCTGTATGATGAACCGACAACGGGTCTTGACCCTGTGATGACGGATGTGATTAACGAGCTGATTCTGCAGACACGTGCCAGTCGCCCGGTAACCAGCATCGTCGTGACTCATGATATGAGTACTGTGAAAAAAGTCGCCGATCGGATTATTATGCTGTATCCACTGGCGCGTCTGAATTCGGGAGAGGAGCAAATCGTCTTCGAAGGGACAGCAGACGAAGCGTTTGCGTGTTCTTCGCCGCGCGTGCATCAGTTTGTCTATGGCGAAGCCGGAGACCGGATTCGGGAAATGGCAGAGGCTGCCTGA
- a CDS encoding MlaE family ABC transporter permease: MSSVSPSYPRDTIIHGLGRGVINTICLMGDLFLFGWEMLGWMVTRLPPRSNLWWCMYHIGIQSIPVILITGGFIGMVLSVQSYDQFKLMHLENQIGAVISISLVEELGPVLAAIMLAGRVGTSMSAELGTMRVTEQIDALRALGADPVHYLVVPRFLACCLLIPLLTIIADAVGILGGWFFSTQILGVDSFYYWHYSIQFVYAYDVMGGIFKSFFFGAAISLISCHRGFHCGAGAEGVGKAATEAFVYSFIMIMILDFLLGVGIVNFYHFMQTIYPGVLR, encoded by the coding sequence ATGTCATCAGTTTCACCTTCGTACCCTCGAGATACCATCATTCACGGGTTGGGTCGCGGAGTGATCAATACAATTTGTCTCATGGGTGACCTGTTTCTCTTTGGCTGGGAAATGCTGGGTTGGATGGTGACGCGCCTGCCTCCCCGCAGCAATCTCTGGTGGTGTATGTACCACATCGGGATTCAAAGTATCCCTGTCATCCTGATTACGGGCGGTTTTATCGGCATGGTACTGTCTGTGCAGTCCTATGATCAGTTCAAGCTGATGCACCTGGAAAATCAAATCGGTGCGGTGATCTCCATCTCGCTGGTGGAAGAACTGGGACCGGTTCTGGCGGCGATTATGCTGGCGGGACGTGTCGGAACTTCGATGTCGGCCGAGCTGGGAACGATGCGCGTGACCGAGCAGATCGATGCCTTGCGTGCGCTTGGGGCAGATCCGGTCCATTACCTGGTCGTGCCGCGATTTCTGGCCTGTTGTTTATTGATCCCACTACTCACAATCATTGCGGACGCGGTGGGAATATTGGGAGGCTGGTTTTTCAGCACCCAGATCTTAGGCGTCGATTCATTTTACTACTGGCATTATTCAATACAATTTGTGTACGCATATGATGTGATGGGCGGGATTTTCAAGAGCTTCTTCTTTGGTGCTGCCATTTCGTTGATCTCCTGTCACCGGGGGTTCCATTGTGGTGCCGGCGCTGAAGGGGTCGGTAAAGCGGCGACAGAAGCATTTGTGTATTCTTTCATCATGATCATGATTCTGGATTTCCTGCTGGGAGTTGGAATTGTTAATTTCTACCACTTCATGCAGACGATCTATCCGGGCGTACTCAGATAA